One part of the Actinotignum schaalii genome encodes these proteins:
- a CDS encoding glycosyltransferase family 2 protein — protein MARVSVITPAYRGEDTIRRAVVSVLGQTMPDVELIVVDDHSPDNTAGVLRDLEKELADNRLTVIYHENNTGVSGARNSALARASGDYIAFLDGDDYWEATYLERMLREVENVPDTDVVCCGRTIHLSNGQTRTEHSRFLGTLAGPEAVRAFLTDNLTPFLWDKLFAAATFQDLRFPEHIHRGEDQVVAAIALSRARRVTSIPDALANYVVGTQSLTWGRVPDPQEYEDAARFLAEQLGPEWMAEPENLSAFLVYRTLAMMILAQSAMRSEKDTADIVRAARRAISLPMLRATAQARPQLAAGAALLRTCPALYRKIYLRYVRSTYAIAD, from the coding sequence ATGGCACGGGTATCCGTTATCACTCCCGCCTACCGCGGTGAGGACACTATTCGGCGCGCGGTTGTATCGGTCCTGGGCCAAACCATGCCCGATGTGGAGCTCATCGTTGTGGATGATCACTCCCCGGATAACACCGCCGGCGTGCTGCGCGACCTGGAAAAAGAACTTGCCGATAACCGCCTCACCGTGATCTACCACGAGAACAATACCGGGGTATCCGGGGCCCGCAACTCCGCCCTTGCGCGCGCCTCCGGGGACTATATTGCTTTCCTTGACGGGGATGATTACTGGGAAGCCACCTATCTGGAACGCATGCTACGTGAGGTAGAAAACGTGCCCGATACCGATGTGGTGTGCTGCGGGCGCACCATTCACCTCTCCAACGGCCAGACGCGCACCGAACATTCCCGTTTCCTCGGCACCCTGGCGGGCCCGGAGGCGGTACGTGCCTTCCTTACCGATAACCTCACCCCGTTCCTCTGGGATAAGCTTTTCGCCGCTGCCACTTTCCAGGACCTACGTTTCCCCGAGCATATTCACCGCGGGGAAGACCAGGTTGTTGCTGCAATAGCACTCTCCCGGGCGCGGCGCGTCACCTCAATTCCCGATGCCCTGGCCAATTACGTGGTGGGCACCCAGTCCCTCACCTGGGGTCGCGTTCCCGATCCGCAAGAATACGAGGATGCCGCACGTTTCCTAGCCGAGCAACTCGGGCCGGAATGGATGGCAGAACCGGAGAACCTTTCCGCTTTTTTGGTGTACCGCACCCTCGCCATGATGATCTTGGCGCAATCAGCCATGCGTTCGGAGAAAGACACCGCCGATATTGTGCGCGCGGCGCGGCGCGCTATTAGCTTGCCCATGCTGCGCGCTACCGCGCAGGCCCGCCCGCAGCTGGCAGCCGGAGCCGCCCTGCTGCGTACCTGCCCGGCGCTCTACCGCAAGATCTACCTGCGCTACGTGCGCAGCACCTACGCCATCGCAGATTAA
- a CDS encoding acyltransferase family protein, whose amino-acid sequence MRTWLDPRNNSLNLIRLVFALMVLFHHVGPVTQLVGEFEITPGESVGAWAVFGFFMISGYLITAARLRSDVGRYLKNRVVRIFPAFLFINVVTAFLLAPFVYILDHGTLDGYLTTGPTPISYILGNFFLYMNQWGIADTLHNVPYPIAWNGSLWSLYYEFVCYLIVGALLTIPFFKRHIWPTAVIFLGTCALRVFLPTATVYLGTMNGTLDQLSRLLPFFFGGSLLFLAKDRLSLTAWGALGATVAAVAIMVVAPHSGPQISAPLLTYVLLWIGQTLPSPRLFQVHDFSYGIYIWGFPLTQLLTRLGLADAAPYLVFCAVLFVLTALGAAFSWFLVERPAMRASRGKKNPFGELRAPAR is encoded by the coding sequence ATGCGCACATGGCTTGACCCCCGCAATAATTCGCTGAATCTGATTCGGCTTGTTTTTGCGCTGATGGTACTTTTCCACCACGTGGGGCCGGTAACCCAGCTCGTCGGGGAATTCGAGATCACGCCCGGCGAATCTGTGGGCGCCTGGGCTGTTTTCGGTTTCTTTATGATTTCCGGGTACCTCATCACCGCGGCTCGGCTGCGTTCAGACGTGGGGCGCTACCTCAAGAACCGCGTGGTCCGGATTTTCCCGGCCTTCCTGTTTATCAATGTGGTGACGGCGTTCCTCCTCGCGCCCTTCGTCTACATCCTTGACCACGGCACCCTGGATGGCTACCTCACCACCGGCCCCACGCCGATCAGCTATATCCTGGGCAATTTCTTCCTCTACATGAACCAGTGGGGCATCGCGGATACCCTCCACAATGTTCCCTACCCCATTGCCTGGAACGGCTCGCTGTGGTCCCTCTACTACGAGTTCGTGTGCTACCTCATTGTGGGCGCACTGCTCACCATTCCCTTCTTCAAGCGGCATATCTGGCCCACGGCCGTGATTTTCCTGGGCACCTGCGCGCTGCGGGTCTTCCTCCCCACCGCCACGGTCTACCTGGGTACCATGAACGGCACCCTCGACCAGCTCTCGCGGCTGCTGCCTTTCTTCTTCGGTGGCTCGCTACTTTTCCTGGCAAAAGACCGCCTCAGCCTCACCGCTTGGGGTGCGCTGGGGGCAACGGTTGCGGCCGTGGCGATTATGGTGGTGGCTCCGCATTCCGGGCCGCAGATTTCCGCGCCGCTCCTCACCTACGTGCTGCTGTGGATCGGGCAGACGCTCCCCTCCCCGCGCCTCTTCCAAGTCCACGATTTCAGCTACGGCATCTACATTTGGGGATTCCCGCTCACCCAGCTGCTCACCCGCCTCGGGTTGGCCGACGCGGCGCCCTACCTGGTTTTCTGCGCGGTTCTTTTCGTGCTCACCGCCCTGGGTGCGGCATTCTCCTGGTTCCTGGTGGAACGGCCCGCCATGCGGGCTTCGCGCGGCAAAAAGAATCCCTTCGGGGAGTTGCGCGCGCCGGCGCGCTGA
- a CDS encoding glycosyltransferase family 2 protein, whose product MTSEQDRHTRLVVLIPAWNEEEALPAVLTELRQAVPHASLVVINDCSRDATAQVAAAGGATVLNLPINLGVGGAMRTGYLYAWRHGFDRAVQVDADGQHRPEDIARLLEKMDATGADIVIGARFAERGSYRVRGPRAWAMRFLSRVLSRVHHTRLTDTTSGFKLTNRKAIGVLADELPAEYLGDTIEALIIASKAGLRVTQVGVEMRERQGGTPSHNPLKAARLLLRGIIAMAVASTRPGQKDLDGTEGRQ is encoded by the coding sequence ATGACTTCTGAGCAAGACAGGCACACCCGTCTCGTCGTTCTCATTCCGGCCTGGAATGAAGAAGAGGCGCTGCCGGCGGTTCTCACCGAATTACGCCAGGCAGTACCGCACGCATCCCTCGTGGTCATTAACGATTGCTCCCGGGATGCCACCGCCCAGGTGGCCGCGGCCGGCGGGGCAACAGTCCTCAACCTGCCCATTAACCTCGGGGTGGGCGGGGCGATGCGCACCGGATACCTGTACGCCTGGCGCCACGGTTTTGACCGCGCCGTGCAGGTGGATGCCGATGGCCAGCACCGCCCCGAAGATATTGCCCGCCTCCTCGAAAAGATGGATGCCACCGGTGCCGATATTGTGATTGGGGCGCGTTTCGCCGAACGGGGCTCCTATCGGGTGCGCGGCCCGCGCGCCTGGGCCATGCGCTTCCTCTCCCGCGTACTTTCCCGCGTACATCACACCCGGCTCACGGATACCACCTCGGGTTTCAAGCTGACGAACCGGAAGGCCATCGGGGTGCTCGCCGATGAACTCCCGGCCGAATACTTAGGCGATACCATCGAGGCTCTTATTATCGCCAGCAAAGCCGGGCTGCGCGTTACCCAGGTGGGGGTGGAGATGCGCGAACGGCAGGGCGGCACCCCCTCCCATAACCCGCTGAAAGCCGCGCGCCTGCTGCTGCGCGGTATTATCGCCATGGCGGTAGCCTCTACCCGCCCCGGCCAAAAAGATCTTGACGGAACCGAAGGAAGGCAATAA
- a CDS encoding glycosyltransferase: MTSVSVILVNFRGAEDTIAAAHYLRECDWPAQDLEIVVVDNNSGDGSFERLRAELPDCQVLQSGANLGFTGGCNFGVEHSRGDIVAFLNNDARPGKQWIRAAVEAIEADPKVGCVASKVLTWEGDRIDFVDSSMTWFGMGYKREAEREDTGAWDTPKNVLFPTGAAMFVPRRVFEELGGFDDRYFMFYEDADFGWRANLAGYDVRYVPESVAYHRHHVTMKKFGNFRETYFLERNALACLYKNLGDDLLRTVFAPALAFAVERSAERSEVEERRGPDSYRAAQGTITKMAATAPYAVSYFRDILPSLVESRREIQAGRKKSDAEIITLMRNAMEPAYPLPRYLDLHEALARFFGIAKRFSGQAKVLVVTGEPIGEKMAGPAIRAWEMCTRLALEHPVRLCSTAGVGKVAPQAFEIHNGDTDTLRACTDWADVIIFQGFLLESAPWLMSSEKIIVADIYDPMHLEQLEQARDQGPEGRERSITGVTGVLNRQLARADKFLCASDKQRNFWLGQLASMGRINRNVLPDGADVRSLIDIAPFGLGEEAPRQTEHAIRGKVPGIGMDDKVILWGGGVYNWFDPLSLIRAVAQLSRTHPDVRLYFLGMKHPNPGVPAMRVASEAVALADELELTNRFVFFNHDWVPYHERQNYLLDANVGVSTHFEHVETQFSFRTRILDYLWAGLPIVATSGDSFGNALDSEGIGISVPPRDVEALAAALETLLYDDAAAARARANIAGFAQQFHWDRALAPLLEFCRHPRRAADLAFRAGDDVPGTMLGFIDPGFNPVRDLKLVVDYLRTGGPKVLASKVKSRLRKYI, from the coding sequence GTGACCTCTGTTTCCGTTATTCTTGTCAATTTCCGCGGGGCGGAAGATACGATTGCCGCCGCGCACTACCTGCGTGAATGTGATTGGCCCGCGCAGGATCTGGAGATCGTCGTCGTCGATAATAATTCCGGGGATGGTTCGTTCGAGCGCCTGCGCGCCGAACTACCCGACTGTCAGGTACTGCAATCGGGCGCCAACCTGGGCTTCACCGGGGGCTGCAACTTCGGAGTGGAGCATTCGCGCGGAGATATTGTGGCGTTCCTCAATAATGATGCCCGGCCCGGAAAGCAGTGGATTCGCGCCGCGGTGGAAGCGATTGAGGCAGACCCGAAGGTGGGCTGCGTGGCTTCCAAGGTGCTCACCTGGGAAGGCGACAGAATCGATTTCGTCGATTCCTCGATGACGTGGTTCGGGATGGGCTACAAGCGCGAGGCAGAACGGGAAGATACCGGCGCCTGGGATACCCCGAAGAATGTGCTCTTCCCCACCGGGGCCGCCATGTTCGTGCCGCGCCGTGTTTTCGAGGAACTGGGCGGGTTCGATGACCGCTACTTCATGTTCTACGAGGATGCCGATTTCGGCTGGCGTGCTAACCTTGCCGGATACGATGTGCGCTACGTGCCTGAATCGGTGGCCTACCACCGCCACCACGTCACCATGAAGAAGTTCGGGAATTTCCGGGAAACGTATTTCCTGGAACGCAATGCGCTGGCCTGCCTGTACAAGAATCTCGGCGATGACCTGCTCCGCACGGTTTTCGCTCCAGCCCTCGCTTTCGCCGTGGAGCGCAGCGCGGAACGCAGCGAAGTGGAGGAGCGCCGCGGCCCGGATTCCTACCGTGCCGCGCAAGGCACCATCACGAAAATGGCGGCCACCGCCCCTTACGCGGTGTCGTATTTCCGCGATATTTTGCCCTCCCTCGTGGAATCACGCCGGGAGATCCAGGCCGGGCGCAAGAAATCCGATGCGGAGATTATTACCCTCATGCGTAATGCCATGGAGCCGGCCTATCCGCTGCCGCGCTACCTGGACCTCCACGAGGCACTGGCGCGGTTCTTCGGCATCGCGAAGCGTTTTTCCGGGCAGGCGAAGGTGTTGGTGGTGACCGGTGAACCCATCGGGGAAAAAATGGCCGGACCGGCTATCCGGGCCTGGGAGATGTGCACCCGCCTGGCGCTCGAACACCCGGTGCGGCTGTGTTCCACGGCCGGTGTTGGCAAGGTAGCCCCTCAAGCTTTTGAGATCCACAATGGCGATACCGATACCCTGCGCGCCTGCACCGATTGGGCGGACGTCATTATTTTCCAGGGCTTCCTGCTGGAAAGCGCCCCGTGGCTCATGAGCTCGGAAAAGATCATCGTGGCCGATATTTACGATCCCATGCACCTCGAGCAGCTCGAGCAGGCCCGCGATCAGGGCCCGGAGGGCCGCGAACGCTCCATTACCGGGGTGACCGGGGTGCTCAACCGGCAGCTGGCCCGCGCCGATAAATTCCTGTGTGCCTCGGATAAGCAGCGCAATTTCTGGCTCGGGCAGCTGGCGAGCATGGGCCGGATCAACCGCAATGTCCTCCCCGATGGTGCGGATGTGCGCAGCCTCATCGATATTGCGCCCTTCGGCCTGGGCGAAGAAGCGCCCCGCCAAACCGAGCACGCCATCCGCGGGAAGGTTCCCGGCATCGGCATGGATGACAAGGTGATCCTGTGGGGCGGCGGGGTCTATAACTGGTTCGACCCGCTCTCCCTCATCCGCGCGGTCGCCCAGCTTTCCCGCACCCACCCGGATGTGCGCCTCTACTTCCTGGGGATGAAACACCCGAATCCGGGGGTGCCGGCCATGCGGGTCGCCTCCGAGGCGGTGGCCCTGGCCGACGAGCTGGAGCTCACCAACCGCTTTGTATTCTTCAACCACGACTGGGTTCCCTACCACGAACGCCAGAACTACCTGCTGGACGCAAACGTGGGGGTCTCCACCCATTTCGAGCACGTGGAAACCCAGTTCTCCTTCCGCACCCGCATCCTCGACTACCTGTGGGCGGGCCTGCCGATCGTGGCGACCAGCGGGGATTCCTTCGGGAACGCCCTCGATAGCGAAGGCATCGGCATCTCGGTACCTCCGCGCGATGTGGAGGCCCTGGCCGCCGCGCTCGAAACACTGTTATACGACGACGCCGCAGCGGCCCGCGCGCGTGCGAATATTGCCGGTTTCGCCCAGCAGTTCCACTGGGATCGGGCGCTGGCCCCGCTGCTGGAGTTCTGCCGGCACCCGCGCCGGGCCGCGGATCTGGCTTTCCGCGCCGGCGACGATGTGCCGGGAACCATGCTCGGCTTTATCGATCCCGGTTTCAACCCGGTGCGCGATCTCAAACTCGTGGTGGATTACCTGCGCACCGGCGGCCCGAAGGTGCTGGCCTCCAAGGTGAAGTCCCGGCTGCGCAAGTACATCTAG
- a CDS encoding MATE family efflux transporter — protein sequence MSTAAGQSSETAGAALPVALGGASGALSGFFITVVSARSLSPADNTLFLTFWAALFAIIAIVAGLQNEVTRAVRRDRVESRAGVESRAGVDSGAAGPRYRTSPVLICAGVGVCAAVLVLAATPLWLRVFHGFSGRGLLIAFIALGVLLNSVHLGLLGVFAGRGKWKVFGTLTSLEPALRFLFIAVAGYLSLALHLYALACVLACGTWLLLSAAPGVRALARTRINIAPRGLVRRLLLAMAATGASALLINGFPLLMSLTTEPVVFSEAAPLIQAVSVTRAPLMLPLVAFQSMVITVFVQHPERTRGYLLRLAVIVGGIGGIGALAAAACGPWLMAVIFGPAYANTPLILGFLVLAAACLALLTLTGAVALAADHHRLNILGWCVALAVSVAIMLLPVCLETRTVTSLVVGPLLGSICHILGLVRRTR from the coding sequence ATGTCCACCGCCGCTGGCCAGAGCTCAGAAACTGCCGGGGCTGCGCTGCCCGTTGCCTTAGGGGGTGCCTCCGGGGCGCTGTCCGGTTTCTTTATTACGGTGGTGAGTGCGCGCTCGCTCTCCCCTGCCGATAACACCCTATTTTTGACCTTCTGGGCCGCCCTTTTCGCCATTATTGCCATCGTGGCGGGCCTTCAAAATGAGGTGACGCGGGCGGTGCGCCGGGACCGGGTTGAGAGCCGCGCGGGCGTAGAAAGCCGCGCCGGCGTGGATTCCGGGGCCGCTGGCCCGCGTTACCGCACTTCGCCGGTTCTTATCTGCGCGGGGGTGGGCGTATGCGCCGCGGTCCTGGTGCTGGCTGCCACGCCGCTGTGGCTGCGAGTCTTTCACGGGTTTTCCGGGCGCGGGCTCCTCATTGCTTTTATTGCCCTGGGGGTACTTCTCAATAGCGTGCATTTAGGGCTCCTCGGAGTTTTCGCGGGGCGCGGGAAGTGGAAGGTTTTCGGTACTCTCACGTCGCTGGAACCGGCCCTGCGTTTCCTCTTCATTGCGGTGGCCGGATACCTCAGCCTTGCGCTCCACCTCTACGCACTCGCCTGCGTACTGGCCTGCGGCACCTGGCTGCTGCTCAGCGCCGCGCCGGGAGTGCGGGCTTTGGCACGCACCCGCATTAATATTGCGCCGCGGGGCTTGGTGCGCCGCCTCCTGCTGGCCATGGCCGCGACCGGGGCCAGCGCGCTTCTTATTAACGGTTTTCCGCTCCTCATGAGCCTGACCACCGAGCCGGTGGTGTTCTCTGAGGCAGCCCCGCTTATCCAAGCGGTGTCCGTGACTCGGGCTCCCCTCATGCTTCCCCTGGTGGCTTTCCAGTCCATGGTGATCACGGTTTTTGTCCAGCACCCCGAACGCACCCGCGGCTATTTGCTGCGCCTGGCCGTTATTGTGGGCGGAATTGGCGGGATTGGCGCCCTGGCTGCTGCCGCGTGCGGCCCGTGGCTCATGGCGGTTATTTTCGGGCCGGCTTATGCGAATACGCCCCTGATCCTGGGATTCTTGGTGCTTGCCGCGGCCTGCCTGGCTCTTCTTACCTTGACCGGGGCGGTGGCGCTGGCTGCCGATCACCACCGGCTCAATATTCTGGGGTGGTGCGTGGCCCTGGCGGTCTCCGTCGCCATTATGCTTCTGCCCGTTTGCCTGGAAACGCGCACGGTTACCTCCCTGGTGGTGGGCCCGCTGCTGGGGAGCATCTGCCATATCCTCGGCCTGGTGCGCCGCACTCGATAG
- a CDS encoding NAD-dependent epimerase/dehydratase family protein translates to MRILVTGGAGFIGAAMSAYLADHHEQVIAFDNLHPQIHPDHQPTAGFDKRVELYEADVTDPAAWDTLLERFTPDVVVHLAAETGTGQSLTESTRHASVNVVGTTTMLDAFARHQVIPQRIVLASSRAVYGEGAWRHTSGEHAGELFYPGSRTVAMFEKEEWDFPEAEPVAMNAALVEPHPSSVYAVTKIAQEQLLRMWGDAFGCEIGIVRLQNVYGPGQTPSNPYTGIMSLFCRVAYNKQQISVYEDGLIRRDFIIIDDVARALIKMIEIEKCPGVSVDIGAGHYTTILEAAQIIAKIYGAPEPKITGQWRHGDVRHAWADPAPARELLGFEAEVDVEEGFTRLASWINTQTQYL, encoded by the coding sequence ATGCGCATTCTTGTTACCGGTGGTGCCGGTTTCATCGGAGCGGCGATGTCAGCGTACCTCGCCGACCATCACGAGCAGGTTATCGCTTTCGATAACCTGCATCCGCAGATCCACCCGGATCACCAGCCCACGGCCGGCTTCGATAAGCGCGTGGAGCTCTACGAAGCAGATGTGACCGACCCGGCCGCCTGGGATACCTTGCTGGAGCGCTTCACCCCGGATGTTGTGGTCCATTTGGCGGCGGAAACCGGAACCGGGCAGTCCCTGACCGAATCCACCCGGCATGCCTCCGTGAACGTGGTGGGCACCACCACGATGCTCGATGCCTTCGCGCGCCACCAGGTTATCCCGCAGCGCATTGTTCTTGCCTCCTCGCGCGCGGTCTACGGCGAGGGTGCCTGGCGGCATACCTCCGGGGAGCACGCCGGTGAGCTGTTCTACCCCGGTTCGCGTACCGTGGCCATGTTCGAAAAAGAAGAGTGGGATTTCCCGGAGGCCGAGCCGGTGGCCATGAACGCCGCCCTGGTGGAGCCGCACCCGTCCTCGGTCTACGCGGTTACCAAAATCGCCCAGGAACAGCTCCTGCGCATGTGGGGCGATGCTTTCGGCTGTGAAATCGGGATTGTGCGCCTGCAAAACGTGTACGGCCCGGGCCAAACCCCCTCCAATCCCTACACCGGGATCATGTCCCTCTTCTGCCGGGTTGCCTACAATAAGCAGCAGATTTCCGTCTACGAAGACGGCCTTATCCGCCGCGATTTCATCATTATTGATGATGTGGCTCGCGCCCTCATTAAGATGATCGAAATTGAAAAGTGCCCGGGCGTCTCCGTGGATATCGGGGCGGGCCATTACACCACTATCCTCGAAGCGGCCCAGATTATCGCGAAGATTTACGGGGCTCCCGAACCGAAGATCACCGGCCAGTGGCGCCACGGCGACGTACGCCACGCCTGGGCGGATCCGGCGCCGGCCCGCGAGCTCCTCGGATTCGAGGCCGAAGTGGACGTGGAAGAAGGCTTCACGCGCCTTGCTTCCTGGATTAACACCCAGACCCAGTATCTCTAA
- a CDS encoding DUF2304 domain-containing protein has product MTEPKEGNNVLYRLLPIAASILFLVYLFILLRSRRMKQTYVYIWFLIGIGLLVISIWPQVVFLVSQALGFKRASNMILVIACVVLLMVTIQLSTAVSRLEEDRRRLAEEIALLRAERAAPPAEA; this is encoded by the coding sequence TTGACGGAACCGAAGGAAGGCAATAACGTGCTCTACCGCCTCTTGCCGATCGCCGCGAGCATCCTCTTCCTCGTGTACCTGTTTATCCTGCTGCGCTCGCGGCGGATGAAACAAACCTACGTGTATATCTGGTTCCTTATCGGCATCGGCCTGCTCGTTATTTCGATCTGGCCCCAGGTTGTTTTCCTCGTCTCCCAAGCCCTCGGTTTCAAACGCGCCTCCAATATGATTCTGGTGATCGCGTGCGTGGTGCTGCTCATGGTGACGATCCAGCTGTCCACCGCCGTCTCCCGCTTGGAAGAAGACCGGCGGCGTTTGGCTGAAGAAATAGCTTTACTGCGCGCGGAGCGCGCTGCGCCCCCAGCCGAGGCGTAA
- a CDS encoding glycosyltransferase family 2 protein, whose translation MRLDIMLPFWGNPDYLFQTVESVLAQDSDEWKLTVVDDCYPDESVPDYFAQLHDERITYIRNETNRGITENYETCLKLATAEYMMFMGCDDVMEPNFVSTIQAAIAAHPTIDIIQPGVRPIDAQGTVISPLGDRIKTSLRKRSTRMGNVISGEGAAAVLLTGDWLYWPSLVFRTETIRATPFRPGFPLIQDLAIVVDMLAAGASMLVEPTVCFRYRRHDSSASASKLLDGTRFAGERRYFALAAEEMKRRGWTKAQRAARLHATSRLYAATLLPRALKERSSTGVRTLLRHLLGS comes from the coding sequence ATGCGCCTCGATATCATGCTGCCCTTCTGGGGGAACCCGGACTACCTCTTCCAAACCGTGGAATCGGTCCTGGCCCAGGATAGCGATGAGTGGAAGCTCACCGTGGTGGATGATTGCTATCCCGATGAGAGCGTTCCCGACTACTTCGCCCAGCTGCATGATGAGCGCATCACCTATATCCGCAACGAAACGAACCGCGGCATTACCGAAAACTACGAAACCTGCCTGAAGCTGGCCACCGCCGAGTACATGATGTTCATGGGCTGTGATGACGTGATGGAACCGAATTTTGTTTCCACCATCCAGGCCGCTATTGCCGCCCACCCCACCATCGATATTATTCAGCCCGGGGTGCGCCCCATTGACGCGCAGGGCACCGTGATCTCTCCGCTCGGGGACCGTATCAAAACCTCCCTGCGCAAGCGCTCGACCCGTATGGGCAATGTTATTTCCGGTGAAGGTGCCGCCGCGGTACTCCTCACCGGGGATTGGCTTTACTGGCCCTCGCTCGTCTTCCGCACCGAGACCATTCGCGCCACCCCCTTCCGCCCCGGCTTCCCCCTCATCCAGGACCTCGCCATCGTTGTCGATATGCTAGCCGCGGGCGCCTCTATGCTCGTGGAGCCGACCGTGTGCTTCCGTTACCGCCGCCACGATTCTTCCGCCTCCGCCTCCAAGCTGCTGGACGGCACCCGCTTCGCCGGGGAACGGCGCTATTTCGCGCTGGCAGCGGAAGAGATGAAGCGCCGCGGCTGGACCAAGGCCCAGCGGGCGGCCCGGTTGCACGCCACCTCGCGCCTCTACGCCGCCACCTTGCTGCCGCGGGCCCTCAAAGAGCGCAGCTCCACCGGGGTACGTACCCTGCTGCGTCACCTGCTCGGCAGCTAG
- a CDS encoding glycosyltransferase family 39 protein, whose product MVAATHADVRAPQAASSSQRSTHRAALVSRLRRISAGRPWVVWLAVLVFFGILGGALNLHFITTNPHLSPFDEYVYLDAVDKAGRGIVVRDGMTTDSYAREVLACLGFGSNPVSSATIGVCGGDFPDEKLPFAGYTTAGVHSPVYYFLTAWLAKPFMMLGMGLLGSARLTSVLWLVLGMTVLAWGMRRVGATWAMALTVPLLITSMPTFRTTNCYITPDALNLLVGTLILFGSIFYARRQWSLGWLLLIATVACVVKMQNIFAVVAALIFLVWYRMRPGNGWGKKAAAEPATLPRWWEIGTLGLVSAVAGGAWLVIRPFITVARPDIVVDPTGVLDLRQLPYMTDDALQIVFAGIGGTAEQYPKSPFASVALWLGITAIVSVAWILERRSTVEQRFCQAAAVSFLGIAPGVVLGFNILAGSLTFMQHRYGMVLIPLFCAAAAWIKLRHSVTWGLAIVTACMYGYALIIPSAT is encoded by the coding sequence ATGGTTGCAGCCACACACGCAGATGTCCGGGCGCCCCAGGCCGCTTCGTCTTCTCAACGCTCGACACATCGGGCGGCTCTGGTATCGCGGTTGCGCAGAATCAGTGCCGGGCGCCCCTGGGTGGTGTGGTTAGCCGTGCTGGTGTTCTTCGGGATTCTGGGCGGGGCACTCAATCTGCATTTCATCACCACCAATCCACACCTGTCTCCCTTCGATGAATACGTGTACCTCGATGCGGTTGATAAGGCCGGTCGCGGGATCGTGGTGCGTGACGGCATGACCACGGATTCCTACGCCCGTGAGGTGTTGGCCTGCCTCGGTTTCGGTTCCAATCCGGTTAGCTCGGCAACCATTGGAGTGTGCGGGGGTGATTTCCCGGATGAGAAGCTCCCCTTCGCTGGCTACACCACCGCCGGGGTGCATTCCCCGGTCTACTACTTCCTCACCGCCTGGCTGGCTAAGCCGTTTATGATGCTCGGGATGGGCTTGCTGGGCAGTGCTCGCCTCACCAGCGTGCTCTGGTTGGTGCTGGGGATGACGGTCCTTGCCTGGGGAATGCGCCGCGTTGGTGCCACCTGGGCGATGGCGCTCACGGTGCCGCTCCTCATCACCTCCATGCCCACCTTCCGCACCACGAACTGCTATATCACCCCGGATGCGCTCAATCTCCTGGTGGGAACCCTCATTCTTTTCGGGAGTATTTTCTACGCGCGCCGGCAATGGTCACTCGGCTGGCTCCTCCTTATTGCCACGGTGGCCTGTGTGGTGAAAATGCAAAATATTTTCGCGGTGGTGGCGGCCCTTATTTTCCTGGTGTGGTACCGGATGCGGCCCGGCAACGGCTGGGGTAAGAAAGCTGCCGCTGAGCCCGCCACGTTGCCGCGCTGGTGGGAAATTGGCACTCTCGGGCTGGTGTCCGCGGTAGCGGGTGGGGCCTGGTTGGTGATTCGCCCCTTCATTACGGTGGCACGCCCGGATATTGTGGTGGATCCAACCGGGGTGCTCGATCTGCGCCAGTTGCCCTATATGACCGATGATGCACTTCAAATTGTTTTCGCCGGGATTGGTGGGACAGCCGAGCAATACCCGAAGTCTCCTTTCGCGAGCGTGGCGCTCTGGCTGGGAATTACCGCCATTGTGAGCGTGGCCTGGATCCTGGAACGCCGCTCTACTGTGGAGCAGCGTTTCTGTCAGGCTGCCGCGGTGTCCTTCCTCGGTATCGCGCCGGGGGTGGTGCTCGGTTTCAATATCCTCGCCGGCTCGCTCACCTTTATGCAGCATCGCTACGGGATGGTTCTTATCCCGCTCTTCTGCGCGGCTGCTGCCTGGATTAAGCTGCGTCATTCCGTAACCTGGGGCCTGGCAATTGTGACCGCCTGCATGTACGGCTACGCCCTCATTATTCCCTCGGCAACGTAG